Proteins encoded by one window of Dialister pneumosintes:
- a CDS encoding PadR family transcriptional regulator, translating into MKTQLKKGVIELLVLALLTQKDQYGYEIVETISRYIEMSEGSIYPLLKRLQKEEFVDTYWKESTSGPPRKYYKITEGGKRTYVEMLRQWKEFSTAVNRFLKGINEKD; encoded by the coding sequence ATGAAAACACAGTTAAAGAAAGGAGTAATAGAGTTACTTGTATTAGCTCTATTAACACAAAAAGACCAATATGGTTATGAAATTGTGGAAACGATATCACGATATATAGAAATGTCAGAAGGATCTATATATCCATTGCTTAAACGATTACAAAAGGAAGAGTTTGTAGATACTTATTGGAAAGAATCAACGAGTGGTCCGCCACGCAAGTATTATAAGATTACAGAGGGTGGAAAAAGAACTTATGTAGAAATGTTAAGGCAATGGAAGGAGTTTTCTACAGCCGTTAACCGATTTTTGAAAGGGATTAATGAAAAGGACTAA
- a CDS encoding S-layer homology domain-containing protein has translation MKRFPLGIALSAILLGSTYTAMADNAFSDVAQDHWSYKAVSELSDAGVVVGYPDGTFKGDKKITRYEMAQIVGRLMANEDSLTEEQKVTVKKLEEQYADELKNLGVRVNALEKKVFDNTFFLYDMRVSTMPIYDNIFNKDEHKETSLGVRFRVNSFTEMTKRFWMYGQLETHASMNGNAFNGDNTTDADDSKFKLSRFFVSYHFGDMKDKYYMNTGPTDDNLIIGRYPMKLGMTGYTYNGELTGVGVIFGDHYTGGALRIGTGRANNINYDYTGPMMHGIKHMKQSAAALAGSLAAQKFIESGQNPAQAKALGGVISKAIANTTDKAHLQQNIANALKPHIGDTRAQGVAQSLVAQFQTSERLKTLDKGLDWSNGRYYPMMQQGVHMADGEDVDVPLTFISYKYVNPKNYEFHIYGAKANGPVGNIVKAWGSAVSLNVNNHVELHGEYLKNMRLLPLNNERPHSFNFGFTIGKANIMEPHSYAFTLDHVYSEAGTYFGGSSSDVADQYMGHVYKNWTFNGVNMGKMPAYIADKMDAVASNTDHPGRKYGGAKFNIARFEYIPMRGVRLKAEYGFGAKDMGGRKMDNVLYLEAQAYFK, from the coding sequence ATGAAACGCTTTCCACTCGGTATAGCACTCTCTGCCATATTGCTTGGCTCTACTTATACCGCTATGGCCGATAATGCATTTTCTGACGTAGCACAAGACCATTGGTCTTATAAAGCAGTCAGTGAACTCTCAGATGCCGGAGTCGTTGTTGGCTACCCGGACGGCACTTTCAAAGGTGATAAGAAAATAACTCGCTATGAAATGGCTCAAATCGTTGGTCGTCTTATGGCAAATGAAGACTCTTTAACTGAAGAACAGAAAGTAACTGTAAAGAAGTTAGAGGAGCAGTATGCTGATGAACTGAAAAATTTAGGTGTTCGTGTAAATGCTTTAGAAAAGAAAGTATTTGATAATACGTTCTTCCTCTACGATATGCGTGTAAGCACCATGCCTATATATGATAATATTTTTAACAAAGATGAACATAAAGAAACATCCTTAGGTGTTCGTTTCCGTGTAAATTCCTTTACAGAAATGACAAAACGCTTCTGGATGTATGGGCAATTAGAAACCCATGCCTCTATGAATGGTAATGCTTTTAATGGTGACAATACCACAGATGCGGATGACTCGAAATTTAAACTCAGCCGTTTCTTTGTTTCTTATCATTTCGGAGATATGAAAGATAAGTATTACATGAATACAGGCCCAACCGATGATAACCTTATTATCGGACGTTATCCGATGAAACTCGGAATGACAGGATATACCTATAACGGAGAACTTACCGGTGTCGGCGTTATATTCGGTGACCACTATACCGGCGGTGCACTTCGTATCGGTACCGGTCGTGCCAACAACATTAACTACGACTATACCGGACCTATGATGCACGGTATTAAGCACATGAAACAATCAGCAGCCGCATTAGCAGGTTCTTTAGCTGCACAAAAGTTCATAGAAAGTGGACAAAATCCGGCACAAGCCAAAGCATTAGGTGGAGTAATTTCTAAAGCTATTGCCAATACCACTGATAAAGCTCATTTACAGCAAAACATTGCAAATGCATTGAAACCTCACATTGGCGACACAAGAGCACAAGGTGTTGCACAAAGTTTAGTTGCACAATTTCAAACCTCTGAAAGATTAAAAACATTGGATAAAGGATTGGATTGGTCTAACGGTCGTTATTATCCGATGATGCAGCAAGGTGTACATATGGCGGACGGTGAAGATGTCGATGTACCTCTTACCTTCATCTCCTATAAGTATGTAAATCCAAAGAATTACGAATTCCATATTTATGGAGCTAAAGCCAACGGTCCTGTTGGAAATATCGTAAAAGCATGGGGCAGTGCCGTTTCTCTCAATGTTAATAACCATGTAGAACTTCACGGCGAATACTTAAAAAATATGCGTCTCTTACCTCTTAATAACGAAAGACCGCATAGCTTCAACTTCGGTTTCACTATTGGTAAGGCTAATATTATGGAACCACATTCTTATGCATTTACCCTTGACCATGTATATAGTGAAGCAGGCACCTATTTCGGTGGTTCTTCCAGTGATGTAGCAGATCAGTATATGGGACATGTATATAAAAATTGGACATTCAATGGCGTTAATATGGGCAAGATGCCGGCTTACATCGCAGATAAGATGGATGCGGTAGCTTCCAATACGGATCATCCGGGAAGAAAATATGGTGGTGCAAAGTTCAATATTGCACGTTTTGAATATATACCAATGCGAGGTGTAAGACTGAAAGCGGAATATGGATTTGGTGCTAAAGACATGGGCGGACGTAAGATGGATAATGTTTTATATTTAGAAGCACAAGCTTACTTCAAGTAA
- a CDS encoding GNAT family N-acetyltransferase, which produces MKPNITLRFATPNDAEEIRSIYAPYVTDTAVTSEYEIPTIEEFQNRIYNTLKKYPYLIALKDNELIGYMYTSPVNIRAAYNWAAETSIYIRQHCRRTGAGSKLYKALFHISKKQHIVNLYARIAYADPEDEYLVNHSARFHHTIGFEQVARFHKVFHKFGRWYDALWVEKILGDHSEGVMPDVIPFPELHITEEEINSL; this is translated from the coding sequence ATGAAACCTAACATTACTCTTCGTTTTGCCACACCAAATGATGCAGAAGAAATTCGTTCTATTTACGCCCCTTATGTTACAGATACCGCTGTCACATCTGAATACGAAATTCCTACGATAGAAGAGTTTCAAAATCGTATCTATAATACACTCAAAAAATATCCCTATTTAATTGCGTTAAAAGATAATGAACTTATAGGATATATGTACACAAGCCCCGTTAATATACGTGCTGCTTATAATTGGGCGGCAGAAACTTCCATTTATATCAGACAACATTGTCGTCGTACCGGAGCAGGTAGTAAGTTATATAAAGCTTTGTTTCATATCTCTAAAAAACAGCATATTGTAAATCTCTATGCTCGTATCGCTTATGCGGATCCGGAAGATGAATATTTAGTAAACCACAGTGCACGGTTTCATCACACTATAGGATTTGAACAAGTGGCTAGGTTTCATAAAGTCTTCCATAAATTCGGTCGTTGGTACGATGCTTTATGGGTAGAAAAAATATTAGGAGATCATTCAGAAGGTGTTATGCCCGATGTTATTCCATTCCCCGAATTACATATTACTGAAGAAGAAATTAATTCTTTATAA
- a CDS encoding sensor histidine kinase — protein sequence MDIIRKLRYRFILLAALSVFIIVTVALFLINVMSARSMQETCLNTMVFIAENGGVMPRTERPRITEGWLFTTDRGEDTLESYYYTRYFSVVLDNHKQATKINIDRIAAFSKEDAADTAQKIQELNETSGFFDKERSHYGFFVSPLPEGGNLVVVMDCSREFSAIQSFMDFSVRFGLACVALFIIIFAALSNRAVKPFILNFENQKRFITNASHELKTPIAIISANAEALEIMNGKNEWTSGILKQVHRVSNLINHLILLSKMSEHSQFQLKKELLNVSDIAQSTIDSFRMLAEEQNKTLDVEIEPSVMITTDGKCFLELINILLDNAVKYCDNGGNIQASLHRKRNEKQVVLSVSNDYAEGEHVDYTKFFERFYRNDQSHNSEKAGYGIGLSMAKEIIELLKGKLQVSWKEGRIIFTVDIESL from the coding sequence ATGGATATTATTAGAAAATTACGATATCGCTTTATTTTATTGGCAGCACTTTCTGTTTTTATCATAGTGACCGTAGCATTGTTTTTAATCAATGTGATGAGTGCACGTTCTATGCAGGAAACCTGTTTAAACACGATGGTATTTATTGCTGAAAATGGCGGTGTTATGCCTCGTACGGAACGCCCTCGTATTACGGAAGGATGGCTGTTTACTACCGATCGTGGAGAAGATACATTAGAATCGTATTACTATACACGTTATTTTAGTGTGGTTTTGGACAATCATAAACAAGCAACCAAAATTAATATTGATAGAATTGCAGCATTTTCTAAAGAGGATGCTGCGGATACTGCACAAAAAATTCAAGAACTTAACGAAACAAGCGGATTTTTTGATAAAGAGCGTTCTCATTACGGTTTTTTTGTTTCGCCTTTACCGGAAGGTGGAAATTTAGTTGTAGTGATGGATTGTTCACGTGAATTTAGTGCTATACAGTCCTTTATGGATTTCTCCGTTCGTTTTGGATTGGCTTGTGTAGCACTCTTCATTATTATTTTTGCCGCACTATCAAATCGGGCAGTGAAGCCTTTTATCCTTAATTTTGAAAATCAGAAACGATTTATTACGAATGCCAGTCATGAGCTTAAGACACCGATTGCGATTATTTCCGCAAATGCAGAAGCTTTGGAGATTATGAACGGTAAGAATGAGTGGACTAGTGGAATTTTAAAACAAGTCCATCGTGTTTCCAATTTAATAAATCACTTAATTTTGCTTTCAAAGATGAGTGAACACTCACAGTTTCAATTAAAGAAAGAACTTCTTAATGTAAGTGATATTGCGCAAAGTACGATCGACTCTTTTAGAATGTTGGCTGAAGAACAAAACAAAACATTAGATGTGGAAATTGAACCCAGTGTCATGATTACTACCGATGGGAAATGTTTTTTGGAACTTATTAATATTTTATTAGATAATGCGGTTAAATATTGTGATAATGGAGGAAATATACAAGCTTCTCTTCATCGAAAGAGGAATGAAAAGCAAGTGGTTCTTTCTGTAAGTAATGATTATGCAGAAGGCGAACATGTTGATTATACAAAGTTTTTTGAAAGATTTTATAGAAATGATCAGTCACATAATAGCGAAAAAGCAGGATATGGAATCGGACTCTCTATGGCAAAAGAAATCATTGAACTGCTTAAAGGAAAGTTACAAGTATCATGGAAAGAAGGCCGCATCATATTTACTGTCGATATAGAATCGTTGTAA
- a CDS encoding GTP pyrophosphokinase, with amino-acid sequence MAESIYGHWETTLTRIMEKIVGYFESYNKQCKESLGEPAYEHLNFRIKSEKSMRDKCRRRGLPETTESALCEIQDAIGIRVVCCFLDDVYDNVRLIKEAPNCRIVREKDYIKNAKENGYRSYHLVVEVLDEEPDIRGNSPGRYYVEIQLRTIAMDSWASLEHQMKYKREIANAGIISRELKRCADELAACDISMQTIRQLIHES; translated from the coding sequence ATGGCAGAATCAATTTATGGGCATTGGGAAACTACGCTTACTCGTATCATGGAAAAGATAGTAGGATATTTTGAGTCCTATAATAAACAGTGTAAAGAATCCTTGGGGGAGCCGGCATATGAACATCTTAATTTTCGCATAAAAAGTGAGAAAAGTATGCGTGATAAATGTAGGCGAAGAGGTTTGCCGGAAACCACGGAATCAGCACTTTGTGAGATTCAAGATGCGATTGGGATTCGCGTAGTGTGTTGTTTTTTAGATGATGTATATGATAATGTTCGTTTAATTAAAGAAGCGCCTAATTGCCGTATTGTAAGAGAAAAAGATTATATAAAAAATGCAAAAGAAAATGGATATAGAAGCTATCACTTAGTAGTAGAAGTGTTAGATGAGGAGCCGGATATCAGAGGAAATAGTCCCGGTCGTTATTATGTAGAGATTCAGCTTCGTACTATTGCAATGGACTCTTGGGCAAGTTTGGAACATCAGATGAAGTACAAGAGAGAAATTGCAAACGCAGGAATTATTAGTCGGGAATTAAAACGTTGTGCTGATGAATTGGCAGCTTGTGATATATCTATGCAAACCATTCGACAATTAATTCATGAATCCTAA
- a CDS encoding response regulator transcription factor, whose protein sequence is MKILLVEDERDMSRVVSAVLRHEGYDVDVAPDGVVAVELVNKESYDCIVMDVMMPRKDGITALREIRASGDMTPIIMLTAKAEIEDRIQGLDSGADDYITKPFSIKELLARIRSQTRRKSSFIPTKLSLGNTTLDVEEQELSSQNSIRLNHKETKLLTYFIMHAGKVLDEDTIFKHVWADEPEVGLEVVWVYVSYLRQKLASVNSNICIEGNKGESFVVCVK, encoded by the coding sequence ATGAAAATATTATTAGTCGAAGATGAAAGAGACATGTCTCGTGTAGTATCTGCGGTGCTTAGACATGAAGGTTATGATGTGGATGTAGCTCCGGATGGTGTAGTTGCAGTCGAACTGGTTAATAAAGAGTCTTATGATTGTATTGTTATGGATGTCATGATGCCGCGAAAAGATGGAATTACGGCACTTCGAGAAATTAGAGCATCCGGTGATATGACACCGATTATTATGCTTACTGCTAAAGCGGAAATTGAAGATAGAATTCAAGGGCTTGATTCGGGAGCGGATGACTATATAACAAAACCGTTCTCCATTAAAGAATTACTAGCACGTATTCGTAGCCAAACGAGGAGAAAGTCTTCTTTTATACCTACTAAACTTTCATTAGGGAATACTACTTTAGATGTGGAAGAACAAGAACTCTCTTCTCAGAATTCAATTAGACTGAATCATAAAGAAACAAAACTTCTCACATACTTTATTATGCATGCCGGTAAAGTACTCGATGAAGACACCATATTTAAACATGTTTGGGCAGACGAACCGGAAGTAGGATTGGAAGTTGTTTGGGTATATGTGAGCTATTTAAGGCAAAAACTGGCCTCTGTCAACTCGAATATATGTATTGAGGGAAACAAAGGGGAGTCCTTTGTTGTTTGTGTAAAATGA
- a CDS encoding ABC transporter ATP-binding protein, giving the protein MILEAENVTKQYQTNPKKARFNYALSPTSLTLKEGELAILTGKSGSGKSTLLHILAGLLKPTSGLVSYNGISLYDMKDKELSLFRNKHVSVIPQGDSGIYSLTVEENVKLPHLIQETSSQNTLPELLRELGIDHLKDAYPSEMSGGELRRMSIARGLFQEAEVILADEPTSDLDDENTAIVIQMLRKAANNGKSVFIVTHEKELLPYADTHYTMKAGVMQKEE; this is encoded by the coding sequence ATGATATTAGAAGCGGAGAACGTAACAAAACAATATCAAACCAATCCGAAGAAAGCACGATTCAATTATGCACTTTCGCCGACATCACTTACTTTAAAAGAGGGCGAACTCGCTATTTTAACCGGTAAATCCGGTAGCGGAAAATCAACATTACTTCATATCTTAGCAGGACTTCTTAAACCAACATCAGGACTTGTTTCCTATAATGGTATATCACTCTATGATATGAAAGATAAAGAATTGAGTTTATTCAGAAATAAACATGTATCGGTAATCCCACAAGGCGACTCCGGTATATATAGTCTTACAGTAGAAGAAAATGTAAAACTGCCTCATTTAATACAAGAAACCTCTTCACAAAATACGTTACCGGAATTATTACGGGAATTAGGAATTGATCATCTCAAGGATGCCTATCCGTCTGAAATGTCCGGTGGTGAATTACGTAGAATGTCTATCGCTCGCGGTCTATTTCAAGAAGCAGAAGTCATTCTGGCTGACGAACCGACTTCCGATTTAGATGACGAAAACACAGCTATAGTGATTCAAATGCTTAGAAAAGCAGCAAATAATGGGAAATCTGTATTTATTGTTACCCATGAAAAAGAGCTGCTACCTTATGCCGATACCCACTACACGATGAAAGCAGGAGTTATGCAAAAAGAAGAATAA
- a CDS encoding DUF4153 domain-containing protein has translation MKNFISRIYERIGDSIKRFNMSYIWSVILFILLSVEVFNDMAMEGVFLKSLYTIFNTMIMAAVWQVWLEQIGKTQNLMLRYSASLAYALLFMGLLCMMQAPTYIFMVSIGFCLSIVLCGMYLVASKGAGNTLFLHLLVGGAHAVGTAALAALALNTCFFAIHELLYEFSYDWMLVIFYFSSVILGWNLFLSWIPKSGDTGDHFTSLSKIIKRVLVPIYLFLLLILYMYLGKLLVTMTMPSGQMNWFASLSMLGYTFFYFTLAKEEDFYTKRFLRWGSIALIPIVAVQMYGVYIRLVAYGLTDLRYLSLFCSLFGIITMVYGYQRWKATSLYVIGMVLVLIVTLTPFNVIDVPARNQLNRIKQVLQNSNMLQEGNVVLGDLSEEEKEEVIESLRYLQGSAYAEKDEETVTLINSPILNNIERMEAEELSTYTIFTYTGGIPVSGWTSMYSFDEFLVDGKITISIEGEEQTFVIGKQLESLLEAMNKNEQQEVDKPIMFSYDENHQFYFYRLAIHKETEEKSFDVRGVLLVK, from the coding sequence ATGAAAAATTTTATTAGTAGAATTTATGAACGTATCGGGGACAGTATCAAACGCTTTAATATGTCTTATATATGGAGTGTCATACTTTTTATTTTACTTTCTGTTGAAGTTTTTAATGATATGGCAATGGAAGGAGTGTTTTTAAAGAGTTTATACACTATTTTTAATACAATGATTATGGCAGCTGTTTGGCAGGTATGGCTGGAACAGATAGGTAAAACACAAAACTTGATGCTTCGATATAGTGCTTCCTTGGCATATGCTTTGCTTTTCATGGGACTTCTTTGTATGATGCAAGCACCTACTTATATCTTCATGGTATCTATCGGATTTTGTTTAAGTATAGTTTTGTGTGGAATGTATTTAGTAGCATCAAAAGGGGCGGGAAATACCTTATTTCTTCATTTATTGGTAGGTGGAGCACATGCTGTCGGAACAGCAGCTCTTGCCGCTTTAGCACTGAATACTTGTTTTTTTGCTATTCACGAATTACTTTATGAGTTTTCTTATGACTGGATGCTCGTCATCTTTTATTTTTCAAGTGTTATACTTGGGTGGAATTTATTTTTATCATGGATTCCTAAATCAGGAGATACAGGTGACCACTTTACTTCTTTATCTAAGATTATTAAAAGAGTATTAGTACCCATTTATCTATTTTTACTTTTAATTTTATATATGTATTTAGGTAAGTTGCTTGTAACTATGACAATGCCATCCGGGCAGATGAATTGGTTTGCGTCCTTATCTATGTTAGGCTATACATTTTTTTACTTTACTTTAGCTAAAGAGGAGGATTTTTATACAAAACGTTTTCTTCGTTGGGGCAGTATAGCACTTATTCCGATTGTAGCAGTGCAAATGTATGGAGTGTACATTCGGTTGGTCGCATACGGATTAACGGATCTTAGGTATCTATCATTATTCTGTAGCTTGTTTGGAATTATAACTATGGTTTATGGATACCAAAGATGGAAAGCTACCTCTTTATATGTAATAGGAATGGTGCTTGTTTTGATAGTCACCTTAACTCCTTTTAATGTGATAGATGTACCGGCACGAAATCAATTGAATAGAATCAAACAAGTTTTGCAAAATTCCAATATGTTGCAAGAAGGAAATGTTGTTTTAGGCGATTTATCGGAGGAAGAGAAAGAAGAAGTAATAGAATCTTTACGATATTTACAGGGAAGTGCTTATGCAGAAAAAGATGAAGAAACGGTAACACTTATTAATTCTCCTATTTTAAATAATATAGAACGTATGGAAGCGGAAGAATTATCTACTTATACCATCTTTACCTATACAGGAGGAATTCCTGTTTCCGGTTGGACAAGCATGTATTCGTTTGATGAATTCTTGGTAGATGGAAAGATTACGATTTCTATAGAAGGAGAAGAGCAAACTTTTGTAATTGGAAAGCAGTTAGAATCTTTACTTGAAGCAATGAACAAAAATGAACAACAGGAAGTAGATAAACCGATTATGTTCTCTTATGATGAGAATCATCAATTTTATTTCTATCGCTTAGCGATTCATAAAGAAACGGAAGAAAAGAGTTTTGATGTAAGGGGTGTTCTCTTAGTTAAATAA
- a CDS encoding DUF1700 domain-containing protein, with amino-acid sequence MKRTKEQYLDLLRYYFRKAKSEDLQEILSDYEEHFLSGCEQGLSDEEIIKALGEPKEIYNEYLSEGIVTEKKGLLKGDLKEIMEQAQEEFNTIKPQIPTLIHHASKAVSLTSGVLAYLLAAVCWFITPLVGYLLSIQWQPFATIAPLPAISILTLLAFIVTGLFAGLIFFFIGKEWMNIYRVKKGE; translated from the coding sequence ATGAAAAGGACTAAAGAACAATATTTAGATTTATTGCGTTATTATTTTAGAAAAGCTAAAAGCGAAGATTTACAAGAAATACTTTCTGATTATGAAGAGCATTTCCTATCAGGATGTGAACAGGGGCTGTCTGATGAAGAAATTATCAAAGCATTAGGCGAACCGAAAGAGATTTATAATGAGTATCTTTCTGAAGGAATTGTAACCGAGAAGAAAGGGCTGTTAAAAGGTGATTTAAAAGAAATTATGGAACAGGCACAAGAAGAGTTTAATACGATAAAACCTCAAATTCCTACATTAATCCATCATGCATCTAAAGCCGTGTCCTTAACTAGCGGAGTTCTTGCTTATCTGTTAGCGGCAGTATGTTGGTTTATTACTCCTTTAGTTGGTTATTTACTATCCATTCAATGGCAACCTTTTGCTACGATAGCTCCCTTACCCGCTATTTCCATATTGACTCTTTTGGCTTTTATAGTAACGGGGCTCTTTGCCGGATTGATATTTTTCTTTATTGGTAAAGAATGGATGAATATATATCGAGTAAAAAAGGGGGAATAA
- the ispE gene encoding 4-(cytidine 5'-diphospho)-2-C-methyl-D-erythritol kinase has translation MQSIIINAHAKINLTLYVGNVLENGYHNIDTVMHTVELHDIITLSKASRLSLAVTEGTAPSGEDNLMWRAAVLFAKEAQIDPKFHLELKKRIPSQAGLGGGSSDAAAVLKGLNQMFDYPLDMEILHRLAASLGADVPFFLYEGAARCRGIGTDVTLIQGWNGIPAIIVKPDEHISTAIAYAQIDMLKEKRNNFSDEMVLALKSKNLKLLQKYLMNHFEEALFSKHSVLLDTSVYLHQWGYPCGMSGSGSAFFILLNNSAKADEIITTISMDKPTWFVAKTETII, from the coding sequence TTGCAATCTATAATTATTAATGCTCATGCAAAAATTAATTTAACTTTATATGTAGGAAATGTACTTGAAAATGGATATCATAATATAGATACGGTGATGCATACCGTAGAGTTACATGATATAATTACTCTTTCTAAAGCTTCTCGTTTATCTTTGGCGGTAACCGAGGGGACGGCTCCATCAGGCGAGGATAACTTGATGTGGAGAGCTGCCGTTTTATTTGCCAAAGAGGCTCAAATAGATCCAAAATTTCATTTAGAGTTAAAGAAAAGAATTCCATCACAAGCCGGACTGGGGGGCGGTTCTTCGGATGCAGCTGCTGTATTAAAAGGTTTAAATCAAATGTTTGATTATCCGTTAGATATGGAAATATTACATCGTTTAGCCGCCTCTTTAGGGGCTGATGTTCCTTTTTTCTTATATGAGGGAGCGGCACGTTGTCGTGGTATAGGTACCGATGTAACGTTGATACAAGGTTGGAATGGAATTCCTGCAATTATTGTAAAACCGGATGAGCATATTTCTACAGCTATAGCTTATGCACAGATAGATATGTTAAAAGAAAAAAGAAATAATTTTTCTGACGAGATGGTATTGGCATTAAAGAGTAAAAATTTAAAACTACTCCAAAAATATCTTATGAATCATTTTGAAGAAGCATTATTTTCTAAACATAGCGTATTATTAGACACTTCTGTTTATTTACATCAATGGGGATATCCTTGTGGTATGTCCGGGTCCGGATCCGCTTTTTTTATTTTATTGAATAATAGTGCTAAGGCAGATGAAATAATCACTACTATTTCTATGGATAAACCTACGTGGTTTGTTGCTAAAACAGAAACTATTATATAG
- the brnQ gene encoding branched-chain amino acid transport system II carrier protein encodes MKKSNEFVAIGLMLFALFFGAGNLIFPVSIGQNAGVNVVWATLGFLITGVGLPFVGVLATCYSGLDLEALASRVSPWYGLLFAIALNLTIGPFFAIPRTATVSYEIAVAPLLSSASQTIGLYAFAFAFFALSWWLAITPGKMVDRIGKIITPLLLFFLAILIGAGIFNPMGSWQAPTALYATPVTALVQGVLDGYNTMDALASLVFGVVVVQSVKMFGKTSHEEVTLSCFRAGLLSTVIMAIIYGSLSYLGANSVTTIGIQENGAPVLVKMAMHYFGSTGSVVLGFIVILACLTTSVGLIASCAAYFHLLVPRINHVLWATIFSCISFGVALFGLTTIISAAIPVLMLLYPMTIALITLAFADRYFGGSRAVYASTMAFTFIPSLYTGLNTAGISMGCIDTLMSILPLAQYNLAWISFSIIGFILGILIKKISR; translated from the coding sequence ATGAAAAAATCAAATGAATTTGTGGCAATCGGCCTCATGTTATTCGCGCTGTTCTTCGGTGCAGGAAACCTAATTTTCCCAGTATCCATCGGTCAAAATGCCGGTGTAAATGTAGTATGGGCAACTCTTGGGTTTCTCATTACAGGTGTAGGTCTTCCTTTTGTAGGTGTATTGGCCACTTGTTATTCCGGATTGGATTTGGAAGCATTAGCATCTCGTGTATCCCCTTGGTATGGACTACTTTTTGCTATTGCATTAAATTTGACAATCGGACCGTTTTTCGCAATTCCTCGTACTGCGACAGTATCTTATGAAATTGCGGTAGCACCTTTATTATCTTCCGCTTCGCAGACTATCGGACTTTATGCTTTTGCATTTGCATTTTTTGCTTTATCTTGGTGGCTTGCAATTACGCCCGGTAAAATGGTAGATCGAATCGGAAAAATTATTACCCCTTTGTTATTGTTTTTTCTTGCCATTTTAATTGGTGCGGGTATTTTCAATCCCATGGGTTCATGGCAAGCTCCCACTGCATTATATGCCACTCCTGTTACCGCTTTAGTTCAAGGCGTTCTGGATGGATACAATACTATGGATGCATTAGCTTCTCTTGTATTCGGTGTAGTAGTAGTTCAATCTGTTAAAATGTTTGGAAAAACATCCCATGAAGAAGTAACATTATCTTGTTTTCGTGCCGGTTTACTCTCTACAGTCATCATGGCAATCATTTACGGTTCTTTGAGCTATTTGGGAGCTAATTCCGTTACAACTATCGGAATTCAAGAAAATGGTGCCCCGGTATTAGTAAAAATGGCAATGCATTACTTTGGTTCTACGGGTTCTGTTGTTCTTGGATTTATTGTAATCCTTGCTTGCTTAACTACCAGTGTAGGCTTAATTGCTTCTTGTGCTGCCTATTTCCATTTGTTAGTTCCACGAATTAATCATGTACTTTGGGCTACTATATTTTCTTGTATCTCTTTTGGTGTTGCATTATTCGGATTAACTACCATTATTTCGGCAGCTATACCTGTACTTATGTTACTCTATCCAATGACCATTGCACTGATTACTCTTGCGTTTGCCGATCGTTACTTTGGTGGAAGCCGTGCAGTATATGCAAGTACTATGGCATTTACCTTTATCCCATCCTTGTATACAGGATTAAATACAGCAGGAATTTCTATGGGATGCATTGATACACTTATGTCCATACTCCCATTAGCACAATACAACTTAGCATGGATCTCCTTTTCCATTATCGGGTTTATTCTAGGCATTCTAATTAAAAAAATTAGTCGTTAA